Genomic segment of Negativicoccus succinicivorans:
CACTCCCTATTACGGGGAGTGTTTTTCATATGCGCACGCCTTCGTGACGCAATAAAAATAATTTCGTTTGTACGCCTTCCACATCGTGGTAGCCGCCGGGGCCGTTTTGCGCGACGACGCGGTGACAGGGAATGAAAAGCGGCAGGGGATTGCGACCGCAGGCGTTGGCGACGGCGCGGGCGGCGCCGGGACGACCGAGCGCTTGCGCGACGCGACCGTAGGTGACGGTTTCGCCGTAAGGAATTTCCTGCAGCAAACGCCAGACCGAGCGATCAAATTCCGTGCCGGCGAGATCAAAGGGCACGATGAAATGTTGCCGCGTGCCGGCGAGGTATTCGTCGATTTGCAAGAGCGCGGTATCGAGCCAATTGGTGGCCTGTTCGATACCGAAACCGCAACCGGCAATACTAAATTGTTCGGCGGGAGCTTCCCAATGCGCGCGCGCGGCGAGCGCCGCGGCCGGTGTAAAAGCGATCAAACCGTTTTCGGAGGCGCTGAGCGTGGCACGTCCCTGACCGTACGACCAGGTATACCGCGCGAGCGGCGTCGGTGTGGGCATAAAAAACTCCTTACGAAGGATAAAAACTTACCGGAGCATATCAGCATCGTGTTGGCGTATGCTCAGAGTGTTAAAATAATGCGTCTTGCGACCAGCCGGCTTCGCCTAAAAAAGCGTGCGGGCCGAGGCCGAGTTCTCGGAACATGGCGAACGCGTCGGTGTGCCCTATTTCTTGCAACGCGTGACGGACGATTTCACCGCAGATCAAGGCGTCTTCATCGGCGCGGTGATGATGAAATGTCAGGCCGAGGAAATCGCCAACGCGATTTAACGCGTACGCCGGCAAATCGGGCCACACGCGCCGCGCGAGCGTGACGGTGTCGCCGTATTGAAAGGAAGGCAGCGTCAGTCCGTAGTAGGAAAGTGACGCGCGCAAAACTTCCGTGTCAAATTTCGCATTGTGCGCGACGCAGAAGGTGCCGTCAAAATACGGCGCAAAGTCCTCCCAAATGGCAGGTAACGTCGGCAGGTCTGCGACGTCGGCGGGACGAATCTGATGGATGCGGATATTGTCATCGTCAAATTTCATTTCCGGCGGCGGAAATAAATGCGCGACGGTTTCCTGCGCGCCGTCTTCGGTGAAACGTACGACGGCGAGCGAGCAGGCGCTGGCGGGCGACTGCGTCGCCGTTTCAAAATCAAAAGCGATAAATTCCATAACGACTCCTTTGTAATGAGGTCATTATACCATGACGCGGGCGCAGGTGACACGCTCTTGGAGCTGTGCTAAAATGGTAAATAGAAAAAAATCGATAATAAAAGAGAGAGTACGAACAGGAGTGAATCATCATTAATTTTCAACCGTTTGCCATCGAAGATAAACCGATTTTAGATCGCTTTTTCAGTGAACATCATTACGAACAATCGGAATGCGCGTTCGGTACGCTTTTCATTTGGCAGGATGCGTTTCGCCTCGCGTGGGCGGTCGAAGACGATATTCTGTTTATTCGCGCGGGTCGGTACGGTCACGAGTTTTTATTGCCGCCGTTCGCGGGCGAAAATAATTCCTTTGTGGCGGGACTGCGCAAGGCCGAAGATTGGTTCGCGGAGCAACATTTACCGTTCCTTTTGAAAGGCGTTTCACCGTGGGTCGTGGAGCGGATGAAGGAGCTGTGCCCGAGCTGCTATCGCTATGAACGCGACCGCGATAATTTTGAATACATTTATAAGACAAGCGATTTAATTAACCTGCCGGGCAAGTCGTTGCGGCAAAAGAAAAATCACGTGAACGCGTTTCGGCGGGATTATGTGGGTTACGAGTATGTGGATCTCGGACCGGAGCATAAAGAAGAATGTTTGGCGGTGGCCGATGAATGGCTCGATGAACACCAGACGACGGAAGATATGGCGGCGGAACGGGTCGGCATCGAACGGGTGTTTGACAACTGGGACGCGCTCGGCGTGAAGGGCGGCGCGATTCGGATTTACGGCAAGATCATCGCGTT
This window contains:
- a CDS encoding 3'-5' exonuclease; translation: MEFIAFDFETATQSPASACSLAVVRFTEDGAQETVAHLFPPPEMKFDDDNIRIHQIRPADVADLPTLPAIWEDFAPYFDGTFCVAHNAKFDTEVLRASLSYYGLTLPSFQYGDTVTLARRVWPDLPAYALNRVGDFLGLTFHHHRADEDALICGEIVRHALQEIGHTDAFAMFRELGLGPHAFLGEAGWSQDALF
- a CDS encoding methylated-DNA--[protein]-cysteine S-methyltransferase, giving the protein MPTPTPLARYTWSYGQGRATLSASENGLIAFTPAAALAARAHWEAPAEQFSIAGCGFGIEQATNWLDTALLQIDEYLAGTRQHFIVPFDLAGTEFDRSVWRLLQEIPYGETVTYGRVAQALGRPGAARAVANACGRNPLPLFIPCHRVVAQNGPGGYHDVEGVQTKLFLLRHEGVRI
- a CDS encoding DUF2156 domain-containing protein encodes the protein MLDRFFSEHHYEQSECAFGTLFIWQDAFRLAWAVEDDILFIRAGRYGHEFLLPPFAGENNSFVAGLRKAEDWFAEQHLPFLLKGVSPWVVERMKELCPSCYRYERDRDNFEYIYKTSDLINLPGKSLRQKKNHVNAFRRDYVGYEYVDLGPEHKEECLAVADEWLDEHQTTEDMAAERVGIERVFDNWDALGVKGGAIRIYGKIIAFSIGEYIHPKLAVVHFEKANPNVRGSFQIINQEFVSHAWADTEFINREEDMGIDGMRQAKESYHPDHFAETYDVYLADGVCGKPLARELSE